The genomic stretch GCGCCTCTTCGTGGACAACGGTGCGGACGTGGCGGACTTCCTGACGTACGGGAGGCTGCAGCAGCTCTACCGCTCCGTGGCCCCCAAGAGCCTGCTCTTCGACCTGCTGCAGCGCAAGCACGAGGAGGGCCGGCTGACGCTGGCCGGGCTGGGTGCCCAGCAGGCCCGGGAGCCGCCCGCCGGGCCGCCCGCCTTCTCCCTGCACGAGGTGTCACGAGTGCTCAAGGACTTCCTGCACGACGCCTGCCGTGGGCTCTACCAGGCGGTGAGTGCAGGCGGGGGGTGGCGAatgcggcgggggggggggggggggcgtgagTGCGGGCGGGGGGCGGTGAGTGGGGCGGGTGGGGGTGTGCGGGGGGTCGGGGGGGCGGTGCGTGAGTGCGTGCAGGGCCGTGGCCACAGGCTGAcacccctgccctccaggagcggGGCCCGGCCCGGAGGAACTCGGGCCAGAAGGGGCTTCTGGACTTGAACCAGAGGAGCGAGGACCCCTGGAGGGACCTGTTTCTGTGGGCGGTGCTGCAGAACCGCCACGAGATGGCCACCTACTTCTGGGCCATGGTgcggagggtgggaggggggctggggGTCCCAGGGGGCTGGGAGGACGCTGGGAGAGGCCTGTGGAGGCTGGGAGGTGGCTGCACACTTAGGCCCGGCCTCCCAGGGCCAGGAGGGGGTGGCTGCAGCTCTGGCCGCCTGCAAGATACTCAAAGAGATGTCCCACCTGGAGACGGAGGCCGAGGTGGGCCGGACTCTGAGGGAGGCCAAGTACGAGCAGCTGGCCCTGGGTGAGCACGGGGGTGGGCaccggggcgggggctgggtgcCCGATGAGGACAAAGCCCCATGTCTCGGGCCGGCCCAGTGGGGACACTCGGGGAGAGGGACGCCCCCACGTCCCGACGGGGAGGCCCCCATGTCCCGATGGGAAGGCCGGGTGCGGACGGGCGTCTCTTGCAGCCCCCGGGAAGGTGGGCGCAGGCACACAGCCCGTCCTGCGGGTCCAGCTCTGCGGGGGAGGCGCCCGGCGGTCGGGCCTGGGCGTCACGCCAGCGGCCGCCCCCGCAGACCTCTTCTCCCAGTGTTACCGCCACAGCGAGGAACGCGCCTTCGCCCTGCTGGTGCGGCGGAACCGCTGCTGGAACAGAACCACCTGCCTGCACCTGGCCACCGAGGCCGACACCAAGGCCTTCTTTGCCCATGACGGGGTGCAGGTGAGCCCCGGGGCATGCTGTGGGTGTggcctgggcagagagcaggtgCCCCAGCCAGCTCCCTCAGGCCCTCACCTGGCCAGTGTCCAGGCCATCGGGGTGGGCAGGTCCATTCCTGGAAGCCGCCCACCTGACTCCCTCTGCTGGCCACTCTCCCCACTAGCCCCAAGTCCAGCCCTTTCtccacctctcagttcagttcagtcgctcagtcgtttccgattctttgcgaccccacggaccgcagcacgccaggcttctctgtcgatcaccaactcccggagcttactcaaattcatgtccattgagtcactgatgccatccaaccatctcatcctctgtcgtccccctctcctcctgccttcaatcttcccagcatgagggtcttttccaatgagttggttcttcgcatcaggtggccaaagtattgacgtttcagtttcaacatcagtacttccaatgaatattcaggactgatttcttttaggattgattggttggatctccttgcaacccgagggactctcaagagtcttcaacaccacagttcaaaagcatcagttcttcagcgctcagccttctttatggtccaactctcacatccatacatgactactggaaaaaccatagccttgactagacggacctttgttggcagagtaatgtctctgctttttaatacactgtctaggttggtcataacttttcttccaaggagcaagtatcctttaatttcatggctgcagtcaccatctacagtgatttcagagcccaaaaagataaagtctgtcactgtttccattgtttccccatctatttgccatgaactgatcgcatctgataccatgatcttagttttctgaatgttgagttttaggccaactttttcactctcctctttcactttcatcaagaggctctttagttcttcactttctgccataagcgtggtgtcatctgcatatctgaggttgttgatatttctcccggcaacactgatcccagcttgtgcttcctccagctctgcATTTtgtgtgatatactctgcatgtaacttaaataagcagggggacaatacacagccttgacggactcctttcccactttggaaccagtctgttgttccatgtccagttctaactgttgcttcctgacctgcatacaggtttctcaagaggcaggtcaggtggtctggtatttccatctctttcagaattttccacagtttattgtaatccatgcagtcaaaggctttggcatagtcaataaagcagaaatagatgtttttctggaactctcttgctttttccatgatccagcggatgttggcaatttgatctctggctcctctgccttttctaaaaccagcttgaacatcaggaagttcatggttcacatattgctgaagcctggcttggagagttttgagcattactttactgggtGTGAGATaagcgcaattgtgcggtagtttgagcattctttggcattacctttctttgggattggagtgaaaactgaccttttccagtcctgtggccactgctgagttttccggatttgctgcatattgagtgaagcattttcacagcatcatcttttaggatttgaaataactcaactggaaatccatcacctccactagctttgttcatagtcatgcttcctaaggcccacttgacttcacgttccagaatgtctggctctaggtgagtgatcacaccaccggggttatctgggtcacgatgatattttttgtacagttcttctgtgcattcttgccacccctccttaatatcttctgcctctgttaggtccatcctttattgtgttcatctttgcatgaaatgttcccttgtatctctaattttcttggagagatttctagtctttcccatgctattgttttcctttatttctttacattgattgctgaggaaggctttcttatctctccttgctattctttggaactctgcattcagatgggtatatctttccttttcttctctgcctttagcttttcttcttttctcggctatttgtaaagcctcttcagacaaccattttgcctttctgcatttcttttccttggggatggtgttgatccctgcctcctgtacaatgtcatgaacctcagtccatagttctttaggcactctgtctgtcagatctaatcccttgaatctatttgtcatttctactatataatcataaggggtttgatttaggtcatacctgaatggtatagcggttttccctattttcctcaatttaagtctgaatttggccataaggagttcatgatctgagccacagtcagctcccggccttgtttttgctgactgtatagagcttctctatctttggctgcagagaatataatcagtcgaTTTCaaggttgaccatctggtggtgtccgtgtgtagagtcgtctctcgTGCTGTTGGAAGCGGGTGTTGGCTGTGACCAGTGGGTCTCTTGGCTAAACTctgtgagcctttgccctgcttcattctgtactccaagggcaaatccgcctgttactccaggtgtctctcgacttcctgcttttgcattccagtcccctgtaatgaagagGACAGCTTTTTGGGGGTTTGAGTTCTCCACTTCTGGTCTCAGCAAAAGTCAACACTGCTAACCCGGAGCCTGGCCTCCCTCCATGGAAGGTGTTCCTTCTCCACCAGGAGGGAGGCTCTGGGGGCTCCAGGCTGGGAGGGCTGATGCCTTAGCTGAACCCTGAAGGGGTTCAGGCTGCTGCGGGCACTGGGGCAGGTGTGGAGGGTCGGGGCAACAGCACCCCTTTGTTTCAGGCCTTCCTGACCAAGATCTGGTGGGGGGATATGGCCTCGGGCACCTCCATCCTGCGGCTGCTCGGCGCCTTCTTCTGCCCGGCCCTCATCTACACCAACCTCATCACCTTCAGGTCCGTCAGCACATGCAGCAGCCGCTTGCCAGAGCTGTGCTGGTGGCAACacagcccagcctccctcccaccacccccgccTGCATCCGCGTGGCCCCTGTGCGCCCCCTCCCACACATCCTCATGGCCCCTGTGTGCCCTCTCCCCCCGGCATCCTCATGGCCCCTGTGTgcctcctcccccgccccacaTGCTCCCGGCCCCTCTGCGTGCCCCCTCCATGCATCCCTCTGCAGTGCATGCGCTGGTTGGGTGCTCGGGGCCGAGTGGGAGCCTCGGGTGCCCTCCCCACGACCCTGAGGGGCTCCTGTGCTCGCAGCGAGGAGGCCCCTCTAAGGACAGGCCCAGAGGACCTGCAAGAGCTGGACAGTCTGGACACAGAGAAGAGCCTGCTCTGCGGCCTGGGCAGCGGGTAAGGGCCTGCAGagggggcagtggtggggagCTGGACTTCCGTGGGCAGGGGCGAGCTCTGGACCCTGGGTGCCCGTCTTACCATTGGCCGTGGCCTCCTTCGGGCGCAGGGCAGAGGAGCTGGCCGAGGCGCTGAGGAGCGAGGGTGACCGAGGCCAGAGAGCCGCCTTCCTGCTCACGCGCTGGAGGAAGTTCTGGGGGGCGCCCGTCACTGTGTTCCTTGGGAACGTGGTCATGTACTTTGCCTTCCTCTTCCTGTTCACCTACGTCCTGCTGGTGGACTTCTGGCCCCCTCCTCAGGGGCCGTCGGGGTCTGAGGTCGCCCTCTACTTCTGGGTCTTCACGCTGGTGCTGGAGGAGATCCGGCAGGTCAGTGGTGGGCCCGGCCCGCTTGCAGACGGAGCCCAGGGGGTTGCGGGTCACAGCCCGGCCCAGGAGGGGCCGTGCCCCGCGAGGGGGCACCCAGGCCGCCATCACTGGGCCGTCTGCCCCCGCCAGGGCTTCTTCACGGATGAGGACACGCACCTGGTGAAGAAGTTCACGCTCTACATGGAAGATAACTGGAACAAGTGTGACATGGTGGCCATCTTCCTGTTCATCGCCGGGGTCACCTGCAGGTCTGGGGGCCCCAGGGCCTGGGGGGGCAGCCccagggggttggggggcagggctGCCTCCAGGATGGGCCCGCCTGGGCCTGGCGCCCGTGCTGTGCGTCCCGGAGGAAGCCCCAGCCCTCTCTGGGCATGGGCGGCCGCCCAGCCTGCCCTCCCGCCCCCCCAGGATGCTGCCCCGGGCCTTCGAGGCCGGCCGCGCGGTGCTCGCCATCGACTTCATGGTGTTCACACTCCGGCTCATTCACATCTTCGCCGTCCACAAGCAGCTGGGCCCCAAGATCATCATCGTGGAGCGGATGGTGAGCCCGGGCCGGGGCGGCGAGGCCGGGCCCCGCCCGGCGGGTGCTGACCcttctcccccccgcccccgagaTGAAGGAcgtcttcttcttcctcttcttcctgagCGTGTGGCTCGTGGCCTACGGCGTGGCCACGCAGGCGCTGCTGCACCCGCATGACGGCCGCGTGGAGTGGATCTTCCGCCGCGTGCTCTACCGGCCGTACCTGCAGATCTTCGGGCAGATCCCGCTGGACGAGATCGATGGTGAGCACTCAGCCCGGGCCGGGGGGCTCCGCGCGGGCCCCCGCCCCGGGGAGTCACAGCACTGAGACCCCCTAGCAGCACACTCCTTTTGTAAGACCCTGGACCCTGGAAGTCCCCAGGGCCAGCCCCCAGGCCCGGCACACCTGCCAGGTCATGTCCGGGCTGATAGGTGCCAGCTGTGGAGGCCCCAACCTCGGGCCCTGGGCGGGAGACAGAGATGGAGCTGTGGGCAGAGGGCCGTGGGCAGGCACTGGGCACAGGGCTGGGCGCCCCCCTCACCGGCCATTGCCTGGTCTGGGCCCCAAACTGGCCCTCCCAGCACGTCCCCACTGACAGTATGCATGTGGCCCACCCGCTGGGGAGGCCCTCAGCTGGAAGGCTGCTCCTGAGGGCACCCTAGCTTCTGGGGACCCACCCGACATGTGAGCCCAACACCCTGCCTGGCTTGTGTGGCCTGCCTGAGGGGGTGTCTCCAGGGAGGCCCCTGtataggggtgggggtgggggctggtggaaagtgaaattgctcagcgTTGTGCGACTCTTtggggcccatggactgtagcccgctaggctcctccgtccatgggattttccaggcaggactactggagtgggttgccatttccttctccaggggaccttcctgacccagggatggaacctgggtctcctgcattgagggcagactctttaccgtctgagcccccagggaatccTCCAAGAATTTCCTATGATAGTGCAGTGGTGGGTAGGGGTTGCTCGGGGAGCCTCGAGCTGGACCCAGAACACCTGTGTGGGCCCCGGCATGGCTGGGGTTcactgaggaggaggagaaggggaaccgGCCCCTCCAACAAGGGGGGCCAGCGTGGGGGCCCAGGGCTCCAGCCATGCTGGGCCCTCCCGGGGTGTGGAGCGGGGGCAGGGGGTCCTTCACTCAGGCGGGTGTCACGGGGCGATCATGGGCGCAGAGTCCCTGAGACTGACTGCAGCCGCTAATGAGGCAGGTCAGCGCCCGTGACCTGGTAAATATTTGTCCATGGGACGAGGACGTGACTGAGACCGGCGAGCTCCGGGCTGAGGGGCTGTGCCGTCACGGGAGCTGCCTTCTAATTAGAGGGTTTTGCGGGCTCATTTCCTGGGCTGTTTTCTTAGTCCCCCCCACGTGTGCTCTCCCGCGGGCACCGTTTTCCAGGCCATTAGTTTAATGGGCCCCTGCCTGCTCTCCCCGGGCGGCCCCGCCTGGGGGACGCTGCCATGACCTCCAACTGCCCCAGTCCCACGGGCCTCCTCGGGAGGAGGCGGGACAAGTGGGCGCCCAGGACCGGGCAGGGGTGGGGTCGGGTCCCTCCCACCCTGATGGCCACGCATGGGTACGAGGAACTCTGTTATGGTTTGGAGTCCCTAGGAGCCCGGGGTCACCTGGGCAGGACTAGGGGGTGCAGGCTTCCAGGGGTCCAGTTTTCAACAccactgtagctgccaggctgaGCCCCACTGTGGCAGCGCCAGCCTGGGCCAGTTTGATGAgggtccctccccctccccgggTCTCAGGGTGGACCCCCGGCCAGCCCTTCCCTGGGAGCCCACCGCCCCGTGGGCAGAGGGTGGTTTGCTAACTTACAGGCCGAGAGGGAAGGCATCCTCAGCCTGCGGTCCCAGCTGGGGTCCTGGGAGGCCGCGGGAGCCGGCTCCAAGTGAGCCGGGCAGATCCCCCCTCTGGGCCCCAGGACCACCCATCTCCCAGCTGGGCCTGGCGGCGCCTCTGAAAGTCCCGAGGGAGATGCAGGCGCCTCGTCACCACGGAGCTGCTTCCATCAGACGTGCAGGCTCTCCAGGCTGCTCGGGGTGCCCAGGGCGAGAACGGATCTACAGGCCAGGAGGGCGGGGGCAGCTAGGGAGGGGTCTCACACAGAGCCCCCAACCCCCATCGAAGTACCTCACTCAGGATGGGCTCATCCCGTGAGGGAGACACACACGGCTCGAAGAGCCGGCTCGTCCTTGAGCCTGCGGTAACCTGTGTCAAGGGCGTTCTGCCTTTGGGAAGGTGCAGACCTGCCCCGCCTCAGACTCCTGTGGCGGGCAGTGAGCCACAGGCCTGAGAAGTCCTGCAGGAGAGACCCCATGCCCTCGCCAAGGCCAGTGCCCCCCACGCTGGCTGTGAGCAGAGCtttgggtgagggtggggtgacaTGGGCTGGGCTCTGCCTCCAGAGCCCGTGGGCCGCTGTGACCTCAGCCCAGCGAAGCGGGGGGACGCGGGGCTGGCACGGCCAGGCAGACCACCCAGGACCTGGTTGTCCCAGGACTTGGAGTCTGAGCGCCGAAGCCCAGACTGTGCCCAGGAAAGAACGGGGActggctgcctccccagcaccccCGCCCCGGGTGGCCTCAACCGCAGGGACACGACTCTGGACGCCTGAGGGTGCTGGCGGCTCGGGCCCGCCCCAACCCCCCGCGCCCGGCCCTTGCAGAAGCCCGCGTGAACTGCTCCCTGCACCCGCGGCTGCCGGAAGGCTCGCCCTCCTGCCCCAACCTCTACGCCAACTGGGTGGTCATCCTCCTGCTGGTCACCTTCCTGCTGGTCACCAACGTGCTGCTCATGAACCTGCTCATCGCCATGTTCAGGTGGCTGCCCTGCCGCCTGGCTCTGTCCATTCTGGGGGGGCCTTGGTTCTGGTCTCCCTGGCCCAGACCTGCCCAGCCCTCCAGCCCGCAGGGGGCAGTCGCCTCTCTGCCCTCAGGAGGGGCTTGGATAAGGGGTGTCACCCCAGAGCTGGGGCTCCCCTCTGGCGCTCAGGGCACCGAGGAGGTGGCGCAGGCCCGGCAGGTGTGTGCGGGCGGGTGCCCGGGTCTGCCAGGCTGCAGCAGAGGGGTGGTGGGAGaccctgggggtggggcggggattAGGGCCACGTGCCCACGCCGCCCCCGGTCGCCCGCAGCTACACGTTCCAGGTGGTGCAGGGCAACGCGGACGCCTTCTGGAAGTTCCAGCGCTTCCACCTCATCGTGGAGTACCATGAGCGCCCCGCGCTGGCACCCCCATTCATCCTCCTCAGCCACCTGAGCCTGGTGCTCAAGAGGCTCCTGCAGAGGGGGACCCCGCAGAAGCGGGCACGCCTGGGTGAGGCTCCTGCCAGAACCTCACGGACGGAGGGGCCCTGGGCGGGGCCAGGGGGCAGCGGGCTCCAGCCCCCTCTGCAGCAGCCCCAAGGGCCTGCCCACCGTGGGGCCTCCAGGCCTGGGCCCTGCCCTGAGGCTGCCCGGCTCCACAGAGAGGGACCTGCCAGAGCCACTGGACCAGAAGGTGGTCACCTGGGAGGCGGTGCAGAAGGAGAACTTCCTGAGCGAGCTGGAGAAGCGCCGGAAGGAGGGCCAGGAGGAGCTGCTGCGGAAGGCGGCACACAGGTGTGGGGGCGCCGAGCCCACAGAGCTGCCCGCGAGGGCCAGCACCCTCCCTGCAGGGCCGGGAGGTGGTGGGGGCGCTGGTGGAGGGCCAGCTCAGGGCGGCTGGGAGATCTCTGGGGGTGGCAGGCTGCCTTAAGGTTGGCGTGGCCCCTCATGTCACTGGGTCTGGGCTGGGTAGGGACGTGGCCCGGTTCTAACAAACAGCCTCTCACCCTGGACTGGGCTCTGCTGGGTCAGGCCTGCCCTACACTTGAGGGTTGGTGCCAGTACTCATGGGGTTCCTCCTGCTCTGGGGTGAACCTCACACCCACATGCCTGGTCCTGCCTGCGGGTGGGGACAGCCCTGACCACCCTCCCACCACGCCCAAAGGGCCGGAGAACCCTGAACTCAGGCGCCCACAGAGGCTCAGTGACCCCCAAACACACCTGAAGGGCCTGGGCATCAGGGCAGGGTGATGGGAAGGCCCCTGGTGTGGGGCACTGGCCTTCAGCAGCCTGCTGCCTCCCCGCTCCCGCCACAGGGTGGACGTCGTAGCCAAGTACCTCGAGGGCCTGAGGGAACAGGAGAGGCGCGTCAGGCATCTGGAGTCTCAGGTGGGTGGGCGGGCGGACCAGGGTGCCCTTCTCCCTGGGCAGGGCCTGGCAGGTGGGCGTGCAgtcagggcaggggcagggtggaGAGGGCCTGGGGCTTCGGAACTCCTGCCTGCCCCTCCGGGAGGAGACCCTGCCGCTCCCTGGGGGTCCTGTGCTGAAGACCCCTCCCCGTCcactcctcacacacacactggagcctcttcctccctctcctcgaGTGACAGCCGCCAGAGCGGGGTTGGGGGCAGCTGGCTGGCAGGGCCGGGGGGGTGGATGCGGGCTCGGCCCCGGAGCCCCCAGCCTTCCCTCTTCCAGGTCGGCTACTGCGCGGCGCTCCTCTCCTCCGTGTCTGAGTCACTGGCCCGTGGCAGCGCCTACTGGAGTGAGTGTGATGGCCCCCATGCCCTGGGCACTCGGGGGGCGGGTGGGCACGGGCAACCCTCTGCCAGCCTGCAGGCCTAggggctgtgtcctctgcctCACCTTAGGCCTCCGCTTTCCACCTGTCCTGGGAGAAGACAGGCCCAGGTTTTGGATGGTCCTTGGCTGGCCATGGTCTTTAGGGTGGGTGTGACCCTCTGTGGGGACCCACCGACTCAACTGGGGCATGGTTCATGGGCCCCACTGGCTGCTTTCCCCACCCACCCTGCCCAGGGCCAGCTCTATCCAGGGCTGCCCCACTGGGTGCCCAGCAGCTGTAAAGGGGTCTTCCTTCCCCCCCAGACTCTCGGAACTCCAGCGCCGGGAACCCACAAGCCTCT from Budorcas taxicolor isolate Tak-1 chromosome 25, Takin1.1, whole genome shotgun sequence encodes the following:
- the TRPM5 gene encoding LOW QUALITY PROTEIN: transient receptor potential cation channel subfamily M member 5 (The sequence of the model RefSeq protein was modified relative to this genomic sequence to represent the inferred CDS: deleted 2 bases in 1 codon), whose product is MHLFACRPLSARQPAPRVPCLSWVGRAVVWWGIGQAARFPLPFGVSRTPPAKGSAEVATDRLARGAAGGQDPMQDAGGTRPGSPGGAGDTRRPSLGRGEIVFGGSGKKRGKFVRVPSSVAPSVLFDLLLAEWHLPAPNLVVSLVGEERPFAMKPWLRDVLRKGLVKAAQSTGAWILTSALRVGLARYVGQAVRDHSLASTSTKARVVAIGIASLGRVLHRRLLDHAQGAGPVHYPLDNGGGQGPFCPLDNNHSHFILVEPGAPGEGDGPTELRLRLEKYISEQRTGYGGASSIEIPVLCLLVNGDPSTLERISRAVEHAAPWLILAGSGGIADVLAALVNQPQVLAPQVAEKQFREKFPSEHVSREDVVRWTGLLQTIVAHRHLLTVHDFEQEGSEELDTVILKALVKACKSHSQEAQDYLDELKLAVAWDRVDIAKSEIFNGDVEWKSSDLEEVMMDALVSNKPEFVRLFVDNGADVADFLTYGRLQQLYRSVAPKSLLFDLLQRKHEEGRLTLAGLGAQQAREPPAGPPAFSLHEVSRVLKDFLHDACRGLYQAERGPARRNSGQKGLLDLNQRSEDPWRDLFLWAVLQNRHEMATYFWAMGQEGVAAALAACKILKEMSHLETEAEVGRTLREAKYEQLALDLFSQCYRHSEERAFALLVRRNRCWNRTTCLHLATEADTKAFFAHDGVQAFLTKIWWGDMASGTSILRLLGAFFCPALIYTNLITFSEEAPLRTGPEDLQELDSLDTEKSLLCGLGSGAEELAEALRSEGDRGQRAAFLLTRWRKFWGAPVTVFLGNVVMYFAFLFLFTYVLLVDFWPPPQGPSGSEVALYFWVFTLVLEEIRQGFFTDEDTHLVKKFTLYMEDNWNKCDMVAIFLFIAGVTCRMLPRAFEAGRAVLAIDFMVFTLRLIHIFAVHKQLGPKIIIVERMMKDVFFFLFFLSVWLVAYGVATQALLHPHDGRVEWIFRRVLYRPYLQIFGQIPLDEIDEARVNCSLHPRLPEGSPSCPNLYANWVVILLLVTFLLVTNVLLMNLLIAMFSYTFQVVQGNADAFWKFQRFHLIVEYHERPALAPPFILLSHLSLVLKRLLQRGTPQKRARLERDLPEPLDQKVVTWEAVQKENFLSELEKRRKEGQEELLRKAAHRVDVVAKYLEGLREQERRVRHLESQVGYCAALLSSVSESLARGSAYWNSRNSSAGNPQASADHGGALGSRECPEAGQPPSNP